From one Lycium barbarum isolate Lr01 chromosome 6, ASM1917538v2, whole genome shotgun sequence genomic stretch:
- the LOC132600186 gene encoding acetyl-CoA-benzylalcohol acetyltransferase-like — MAKLEIQIQTRKMLKPSTPTPNHLRRHNLSLFDQMAPPLYVPILFHYLPISEGITEKCDKLQKSLAETLTKFYPLAGRFRKDDLSIHCNDEGAEYVETKVNADLAEFLSQGPKSELLNDLLPTDMTSSPLLGVQVNIFNCGGLVMGINISHILADGFTLGTFVKEWTRVSQTGTTKDCLPSFGRLPSIFPSRVLSGPYISPPTNRDPKIVTHRFVFDASAIAKLKERINSSATFTRPTRVVVVMSLIWKVLAGISSAKHGKSRDSYFLFPINLRGKSNLPSLEHALGNFCVVGVAALEANQSRKELTDFVNMVGSTARDTSVEIGKASIDDIASMFLTCKTPQKDDMDMYFCTSWCKFPWYEADFGWGKPFWVSDVSKPAELITLIDTKSGDGIEAWIGLKENDMAEFERNPDILAFCSPQN; from the coding sequence ATGGCCAAGTTAGAGATTCAAATCCAGACAAGGAAAATGTTAAAGCCCTCAACACCAACCCCTAATCATCTTCGGAGACATAATCTTTCATTGTTTGATCAGATGGCTCCTCCTTTATATGTACCAATACTCTTCCACTACTTGCCAATCAGTGAAGGAATTACTGAAAAATGTGATAAGCTGCAAAAATCCTTAGCTGAGACTTTAACCAAATTTTATCCTTTAGCAGGTAGATTTAGAAAAGATGACCTCTCAATTCACTGCAATGATGAAGGTGCTGAGTATGTTGAAACAAAAGTCAACGCGGATCTTGCTGAATTTCTCAGCCAAGGACCCAAGAGTGAGCTTTTGAATGATCTTCTTCCAACAGATATGACATCAAGTCCACTACTTGGAGTCCAAGTGAACATATTTAACTGTGGAGGACTAGTCATGGGGATAAATATTTCACACATCCTAGCTGATGGTTTCACATTAGGAACATTTGTCAAGGAATGGACTCGTGTAAGCCAAACAGGGACGACAAAAGATTGTCTCCCAAGTTTCGGTCGTTTGCCATCGATCTTTCCCAGTAGAGTGCTATCCGGACCTTACATTTCACCACCTACCAACAGAGACCCTAAGATTGTCACGCATAGGTTTGTGTTTGATGCTTCTGCAATAGCAAAGCTCAAAGAAAGAATCAATTCAAGTGCCACATTCACGAGGCCTACTCGAGTGGTGGTTGTTATGTCGTTAATATGGAAGGTTCTTGCCGGCATTTCCTCAGCTAAACATGGGAAATCAAGGGACTCCTATTTCTTATTTCCCATTAATTTAAGGGGAAAATCAAATTTACCATCTTTGGAACATGCTCTAGGGAACTTCTGTGTGGTTGGAGTTGCTGCTCTTGAGGCAAACCAGTCAAGAAAGGAGTTAACTGACTTTGTTAACATGGTAGGAAGTACAGCAAGGGACACATCTGTAGAAATTGGTAAGGCAAGCATCGATGATATTGCCTCTATGTTTCTCACCTGCAAGACACCTCAGAAGGACGACATGGACATGTATTTCTGCACTAGTTGGTGCAAATTCCCTTGGTATGAAGCCGACTTTGGCTGGGGAAAGCCATTCTGGGTTAGCGATGTAAGCAAACCTGCAGAATTAATTACTCTGATTGATACAAAATCTGGTGATGGAATAGAAGCATGGATAGGTTTGAAGGAGAATGATATGGCTGAATTCGAGAGAAACCCTGACATTTTGGCATTTTGTTCACCTCAAAATTAG
- the LOC132600185 gene encoding acetyl-CoA-benzylalcohol acetyltransferase-like, producing the protein MAKLEIQIQTRKMLKPSTPTPNHLQSLKLSLFDQTAPPLYVPILFHYLSSSEGIIEICDKLQKTLADTLTKFYPLAGRFRKDDLSIYCNDKGVEYVETKVNVDLAEFLNEGPKIESLNNLLPWCVPPDSDQPWSPLLGVQVNIFNCGGLVIGIQISHVLTDAFTLATFVNEWAHISQTGTTKANYLPSFSHLPSLFPTRVPSGPQFSPTSDGGAKIVTRRFVFDALTIEKLKSNSNATLRKPTRAVVIMSLIWKVLVGISLAKHGHSRESSLCFTVGLRGKSNIPSSKHVLGNFGMFGIANLEANQPREELNDFINLVGNTIWDTSIGIGKASVDEISPMYVDTYTKVVDMLLKRDEMDIYLSTSWCRFPWYEADFGWGKPFWVSSVSHAVEVICLIDTKDGDGIEAWVSLTENDMAEFERDPHILTFCPPLGK; encoded by the coding sequence ATGGCCAAGTTAGAGATTCAAATCCAGACAAGGAAAATGTTAAAGCCCTCAACTCCTACCCCGAATCATCTTCAGAGCCTCAAGCTTTCATTGTTTGATCAGACGGCTCCTCCTTTATATGTACCGATACTATTCCACTATTTGTCAAGCAGTGAAGGAATTATTGAAATATGTGATAAGCTCCAAAAAACTTTGGCCGACACTTTAACCAAGTTTTATCCTCTAGCAGGAAGATTTAGAAAAGATGACCTCTCAATTTACTGCAATGACAAAGGTGTTGAGTACGTTGAAACTAAAGTGAACGTGGATCTTGCTGAATTTCTCAATGAAGGACCCAAGATTGAGTCTTTGAACAATCTTCTTCCGTGGTGTGTTCCTCCAGACTCAGATCAGCCATGGAGTCCATTACTTGGAGTCCAAGTGAACATATTCAACTGTGGAGGACTAGTCATAGGAATACAAATTTCACATGTCCTAACAGATGCTTTCACGTTAGCGACATTTGTCAATGAATGGGCACATATTAGCCAAACAGGGACAACAAAAGCTAATTACCTCCCAAGTTTTAGTCATTTGCCATCACTCTTTCCCACAAGAGTGCCATCAGGACCTCAGTTTTCACCAACTTCCGATGGAGGCGCTAAGATTGTCACGAGGAGGTTTGTGTTTGATGCTCTGACAATAGAAAAGCTCAAAAGCAATTCAAATGCCACATTGAGGAAACCTACTCGAGCGGTGGTCATCATGTCGCTAATATGGAAGGTTCTTGTGGGTATTTCCTTAGCCAAACATGGACATTCAAGGGAATCTTCTTTATGTTTTACAGTTGGTTTGAGGGGCAAATCAAATATACCATCTTCAAAACATGTTTTAGGGAATTTCGGGATGTTTGGAATTGCTAATCTCGAGGCAAACCAGCCAAGAGAGGAGTTGAATGACTTTATAAACTTGGTAGGAAATACAATATGGGACACATCTATCGGCATTGGTAAGGCAAGCGTTGATGAAATTTCCCCTATGTATGTTGACACTTACACAAAAGTTGTAGACATGCTTCTTAAAAGAGACGAGATGGACATTTATTTGTCCACTAGTTGGTGCAGATTCCCTTGGTATGAAGCTGACTTTGGTTGGGGAAAACCATTTTGGGTGAGCAGTGTTAGCCATGCTGTTGAAGTAATTTGTCTGATTGACACAAAAGATGGTGACGGAATAGAAGCATGGGTTAGTTTGACGGAGAATGATATGGCTGAATTCGAGAGAGACCCTCATATTTTGACATTTTGTCCTCCTCTCGGGAAGTAA